The DNA region attattttatatatgaaatgtGGTTGAAAGAAACAAGATTTTTCAGATGGATTAGATCTGTGAGGAAAAAGAAGAATTAAATTgctaaacataaaaaaataatataaaaaaccaaaaatgaaattatgaCTCAAACTAAAATGggaaaacatataaaatattagacGTCTATAATTCAATAGTtgtttgttttaattttgggagaaaaatgtgtatggatatcaatttatttactcattcatttataatacttatatatgaataggatatatttttataaaatatttatgcataaaatgttttcaATATGCGTGTTAATTTATTGtgctatttatttattattttattcaaaatttgatagtttacatatatatgtggtATAATCagtttattaaataaaatatgcacgcatatatatacttttcaaatgtattatatgaTTACATTgtgtaattataataatacagtCATTATGACTATGTCTTTTTGgttttgtaatatatttgtgtaATTGAattcaatattatatatattgcttattaatattattttaaattagaATCATATGATATCCTtgaacattatttttttattttgaaaataattttaattttatataagatTACCACTTAtggtattttattattaaaaatttgataaaactacgaaaaaaataagtctTTATTGATGATTTGGTGTGTTGTCACATAAATTTATCTATAGATAACCAAAACAAAggtaatgataaaattacGTATTCACATATCGCGTGTGTTGAAGCGTATAGAAAGGGGCTTATAATAAAGGTTATAATCAATTTGAGTAGccatatatttacatatgcatattatataatgctTAAAACGATTTTATTCGATGGTGgtatcatattttaaggtattattatattcatatgagtaaataatatatttatatttgttaaatttATGCCAACCCATTTCCttttaacaaatatattgttatattGAGCAATAGTATAATTATTGcattacatatatgtaattgTATATTCCTCATAAGaccatatatattgttttaccTTAACCCCTTTTTTAGTTTGTCTAATAAGAGTatatagtaatatataattttctcaaataatataatgccgatttgatttatttaatacatacataagcatatatatgcgtGTGATGTGAAAACgtataatgcatataatatgtgctatataatttatatttatatttttttcatagaTTTGCACTTTGggattataatttaatctACAGTGCCATTGCTAGATTGcttacaatatatatatgcacgtACATGTTTATCTAATATTATGATTTTCAGAActaatttcaaaaaattatatttaatttcatCATACAGTATTGCATATAagtttaatatatactcATTTTTTAGACACTTTTTaagattttataaatatagatagcatattttaataaaatatggattTTTGTGAATGAAAGGTTATATATCaatgtaattatatatttattatggaattggttaaaaattattttcattataattagCATGAAAagcaataatatattctcCCCCTATTAATGATgctataattataatttcaatatgtaactatatatacatattatgcACTTATTTACTTACGTAACTGTATGaacattatataaatacattttattattgataGTATCCAAGTCatagcatattttttttctttctatGTAATGATTATACTAttatataagcatataGAATCGTTAATAGCTCGGCCTCagacaaaaaaacaacTTGAGACGTCCCAGTATGTagagaaatataaataaattattaaggGATGAAGATTATATGCGTAATTTTATCgcctttttatatatattagtgAATGTATAGAGTTACCCCATTTTTAGTCCCTTCctttactattattttagAAATAACAACgctattttttagttttatgccatttaaaaaatcaataaGCTATTTTTAGAATATCGGAATAAAAAGGGGcctacataaatatataatattaggCATATAATATCTTTAAGCATAATTTTATGATGCAATgagttattatttttcatttttattagtatTTCGTTTTATTATGGccttaaaataaattgaaatttgttattttattaaatgcaCTTAATGCTACGAATATAACTtaattgtaaattttttctactaaaagcatattataataaataaattgatataatagaaaaattaattataatatccGACAttccgtttttttttgatattttaaaatttctttggatattttttgcaattttcgatacaattttaaatatttttgtataatataaataaatttttatttgtgcACAAGGATGCTTTTGGAatgcaaaaatattaaaatatatatgttttaaaaaagatacCTTCAAAAATTACgatatataagaaaaattatttaatcgacaaataaaataacagaccaaaaaaaataaaaatactaaaaaaaaaaaatgcataataatttaaattaataacaaataaaaataacaaaaaatttaatattgatCAATTTTTCTGAtactataatataattttttttttgcattatatgaaaaaatacaattaaaatttaatttttaatattcattaaattaagtttaaatttttatatttaaaaaatgcctatattattttataaaaaaaataatataaacatttatctatgcaaaatgataaatattttctagcctatgcatattttataaatgcgTGGGCCTAAAAtgctttattataaattataatatatttaaaggaACTAAACattgaaaatatagttCCCCCCCCCCCCAATACTTATTTACctattatatgatataatGAGCAGTGAATTACATGAATGACGATTTGCCAttagttatatttttctttaaagattacaaatataattatattagtCCTTCttgtaatttaaaaaaactcAAATgtaattttgaatataaagcatttacataaaaaatacgtaacaataataataattaataacatCGAATTCATAGAAGAGaactatattatataattaactttttaactataataatatactaaaataaaattatacatatatgcacaaaaaaatggaaactTTCAAAAGAAGCTGTAATTTTGaaggaatatatttattccaCCTATTTAATAAAGTCTTTTTATTTGGAACATTGTTGTTTATATTCACGGATACAATAAAATGGGTAAGTAGAAAATTTGATTAGTATTGATATATACAAGTTTTATGCTATATGAAATCGCTATTTATCTTCTTAATATTATGCATGATTGCTGTATGAATGTACATGCTTAGGCAATTTTTATTgcaataaatgaatattcgTATGTAACTTTGTATTATATGGACTTTAATAACTCATCGATTTATgcaacatatttttatttatatttagaaTTATAACAAACATGAAAATAGAGAATTTTCCGAAGTAATACGATATAGCAGAAACTTATCATATTCTACAGAAGGCATGGAATTGTACAATGAAGGATACTTTAATGGGGGCGGtataaaattagaaaataatatgatgtCTTCAGAATTTGGAATTAATATGTTCCCTGAATATTATGGTATGGAAGATATAGAATATGCCTACggcataaaaaataaacaaatattaaaaaatattgatacAAACTATGGAGACATACAAAGAATAACAAATTTAGACtctttaaaaacaaataattttaatgaaaataataatgttgCTACAAGAActcaaaataattcaaagatattatatggttttaaaaaagataaaaaatccCAAAACAAACCAGTggtagaaaataaaaagattctttctaataataaaattgaattgaataataaacaaattaaggAAGACATTAGTATGCATAAAGAAGTAGAATTTTCAAACAAAGATGATGATATTAACATTGaggaatatattaaattacaTCCCAATTCAGATGTACACAGAATCCTTAATCAATCggcatttaaaaaaaatgacgGAATAGCATTTGTACCTCAAATAAAGCAagattacaaaaataaaaaaagtatttcCGTAGAAGCAATACCAAAAATCGTTGAAAGTAGAGAGAATCAAAAAGCAGAAGCTAATGATAAGCTAAAGAATATACCACGCAATGATcatgatttaaataaattaattcaaAATGAGAAAGTGGGGGTAAAGGTGATACGCAACGAAACAATAACCACCGATGTggatcaaataaaaaatcattcTGACCGAATTGATCCTATAATAAAATCGccaaacgaaaaaaataaaccaaCACCAGATGTAAAAATACTTGACCAAGAagatttagaaaataaagcaCAATTAGCGATACTCGAAAAACTAAAAGAGGAAGTGAAACCAGAAGATGAAGAAGAACTCAAGGTAATAATACAAGAAAACGAAAAAGAACTCAGAGAGagcataaaaatacaagaatatgaacaagaaaaagaaaaaacgaaaaagaaacctttttacaaaacaataacaaataaaattaaaaaaaaatttgagaaaatttatattcgaATAGGATTAGGAAAACTTATTGTAATCATactttttttccatattgttattatggcatttataatatgttacgttgtaaatttaatacgtccaatagaaaataataatgcagCTCCGAATAGAGGATCGCGATTAtaagatatttttttttcataattgaAGGAGAATGGTATTTTTGATATAGTTATTAATactatgtataaataatgtatattattatttgtttatagcaatgttttgtatattgtatatatatgtgtttgctaatcaaaaaatatagtaatgccatattatatttaaacatgattgtatattattgctgctaattttcacatttttcaCTAAATACTTATCtaatgtttataatttaattgttttcatgtttttattattaaaatttgttgatattatatatttatgttttctATGCTAATAtgattaattaataatgaattatgtaatatatgtattatatatattttttatttattgcaTGACTGCTGATATTTTTTCGAAagtatttaatttaattggTTTATCTTTGATTCAATTTACTTCTTTTAAGTATAACaattatgttttaaattataattccatatatacattCATTGCTTATTCTCTCATTATGTGCTAGTTATAATCACTTTTtagatatttattaaatatgtaaaaagaGGTTATAAGTTTTATTAatgatttttaaataatgttttaATTAACACATACAATaactatataattaataaacaaaaaaaaattaattttttcaatatttcGCGCTTTAGACATAGGAATTCtcgatatatatttgagaGAGTATTTTTCcactaaaaataatatcaccactaataataatattatattatttgatttagTGTTatgattttaaatatttttatgataatcAAACAGTTTTAAgattaaattttgtaatagtaataataataatagtgtCATAAATGTAGTTTAAATTgtattaaataatcaatTGGTATTAGCAaatcatatttaattaacCCATGTTTTTTCATGTCTTTCAAATGCTTATATAATTGTAGTAATTATGTTGAAATTTTTAGCTTAAGTAACAGCATTTATTGATATGTCTGTGTTACAAAACTgtaaaacaattatatgaaatgaTTTTTACTTGCTTAgccacatatatattatatctcATGATACAGCTGAACGTTTTTAATCAGCGTAACAGTTAGGTAGCTTAAGCATTAAGAGCACTCTTTATTCTCActtttaaatacatattataagaaaaatatgttatttgTAGATACCATTCATAtcttaaatatttctataatCCTCATAAAACAACGTAAATCAAAATAGATTActattgttatatttattaaattttatttaatatattgtcTTTATTCAATTAATTGTAAGTTTGACATGagcattttcaaaaaatgtaaacaaaataaaaattaatgtaaaagtatgcaaataaataagtaacaaataaaaaatacataatcaAAATTGAcaaatgatttatttaattagtgtattttttttaagataATGAAGGaaatttttcattcttagtatattattaaaatatattataatagcatattttaatacacTTCAATGGCATGCATCCTATATTACATAgtatatgttttaaaatgttatcCTTTTATATTCATGTAAAAGCATATTAATGATAtgtatgtttattatttttactattaaGAATGTCCCTTAAGGCCATCTTTTCCTCTTCTGTCATTGTTTCGggatatatatgtacaaatTCAATTATTAAATCTCCTTTATGATTTGGATTATCTAAATATGGCATTCCTTCATTTGGTATGACCATTTTTGAGTTAGGACTAACAACATTATctacatttattattatatctttattatcCAATGATTTTACTGTAAAATCAAAACCCTTTAAAGCCTGCTCTAAGGTTATATATTGCTTATATACTAAATTGTTACCTCTTCGGGTGAGGGTATCATGTTTTTTCGTAGTAATCCTGAAAGTAATATTACCTGGTGGGGATGAAGGAGATACTTGATCACCCTCCCTATGAAACACAATCAAAGTGTTATCATCAAATCCGGGTTTAATATCAATTACAAGGGTTTTATCAACTTGAAAATGTGTTACTCCaacatatacatttttgaCAATTGTATACTCTTTTTTGCATCCCTGATATAACTCTTCTAATGTTAACTCGAGCGTTATTTCACGTGAACCTGCCTTATTATGGTTTACttctaatataaaaattaaggaagaaaatatacacaaatattaatattatgcaCATGCAATAGCGTTTATTTTTAGtgatatgcataatatatttttatcatcgtattattgtatataattatattaaataaatgcatataatatccTTTTGGTTTTAATTTATGATATGTTTCATTTAACACATACTCACAATATTATagtttatacattttttaatattatattttttattttgtatataaatatatgcatatatattcttactTCCAATTTCCGGAGAAGCATGTGATTTAGATTCGGCATGATGTAGGAAATTAGATAATCCTGCATATTTATCGTTAATCATAGATTTAAACGAAAAGTTTTTCAACggatttataattttattgagATATTCGGTGTGATCAAAGGGTTTGGGGGCTTCCATAGTTCCTTTTATGCCTTCAACACCATATGTATCATAAATTTTCCTTTGTTTTTCATCGGATAATACGGAATATGCGCTTGAAATATTCTTAAACATTTCTTCAGCATATACCCTACTATCATCATCATCACGATGCTTATCTGGATGCCATTTTACGGCTAGCTTCTTATAAGCCTTGGTTATTTGATCAAGATCTGCACCTTTTGTAACGcctaaaatattataataatcctgcaaattgataatatgcgaaaatataaatgatttatgtatataactCGTATTGTAaacttattaaaattaaatatagtaattttatttatcatttttttataattgtgTTTAAGCattagtttttttatataagctAATGTAAACTTAGTATTATAGAtgtaattattatgatacCTCAGTATGTAATTTTTGCATGGTACGAGTTTTTCCCCTCATATGTTCTGTTAGCATCCTTTGAGGTCTAAGGTCTGATACACTTCCAAGCACATTCTCATATGTAGGTTTTTCATTGATAatctaataaaataatgtaaatgtTAATGGCGTTATAAAATGGATTAACAggataataattatttttagagaattacacaaatatatggttcaaaattttaatttctattaagatattattttttttcttacaCTCTcagtatatttttgtatataaattatataaaaaaataacaataatttaGCATATGGGATAAAGCCATTGTGGGGGTGATCTTTCTGatacttattattttccatttgtATATAGTTTTATATGGTTACACACTGGTGTATATaagataaatttattattagttACAATTTTCCTTATTGtgtattttgttttttgtaaattatttaaaattttttcgtctaaaattaatgtaaatataaataaaataagttcaatataatatatatttcacaaAGTCATGAAAGGTGTTCACATATTTCATTAAGCTAAAACACACAGttaatatgttatatttattacaagtgtattataaattaatactaagtaaatataaatacaattttatatttattttataagaatattttatattaaaaatatataataaaattaaaattaggAATTTACACAATTTATGTTATGGGTGttccaaaatatttttataaataattttttaatttgtttatttataagaatatatttattttaaaaaagtatatttaaaataattgaaaaatacacattaaaataaatatttattctaGATCTAAGATTCTTATTTCCAAGAGATAATAATACACTCTCATTCCTCGTGTGcacaattttttacactttttcggattattttttaaaagttattgttttaaaaaaataaaagaaattattttaaaaaaaggaaattatttaaaaatttttattttacatttcaaataatttttaataaaattatttagtGTGTATTTTccttaattatttatttaatatgtattaaattATGTGCATTCATGGTTCATGGTTCCGTTTCAATTTCTAGCTCAATGTGTAAAGATCCAACATGCAACTTATTTTCCAGTCTAGGTCTCCATTTGGGCtcaaattcattttatattttttttaaatttaatacactagtttccaattttattgaatatatacaagttattaaatgaaaaaaatatacgtATCATACCCCGTAATTTTTTAACCTTTATATGAAGTCAAAGtatgtaatataaaaaagagtataatcattaatatgaaaagagccttaaaattttttttttttgtaatttataattttcccTTCTAGtgcttttatttatcttaaatattaaatattgttaatgtataatatcgatattttatattttattgctAAATTAGggggaaatatatttaagaaCTCTTATTATACTGTGCGATAATTTCCCATTATATAAGAAGTGTTAATTGGAATTTAAGGTTAGATTGAGGTATATGTACCAAAATATACACACATTTGGcttatttgataaataactgcatttattaaaagttATTATTTGATGGCATAGttatttgaatttaatATGAGCCCTACCTCAAATTGTAAGATACCTTATATATGAAGGTacaaaattgtaataaaatGACTTTTAATACATTGTTtacattataatttaaaatatatggcatgcttatttttaatattaattaaataaactgtatatcattataatagagaatcataaaatatagatcGAAAATTGGCATAACTTTATCTATAATGAAGTTTCATGCtttaagtatatattagcatgcataaaaaaaatatgcatatataatatatttaagttatatttacaattacTCTTTGTTTTATGcattacattattttatatttctggTAATTTTTCAATTCGTATTAATAGGTGTTttgtatgtttttatttacttcCCATTaaagtataaaatttgATTCGTCATAAGCATCTTATAAGCAAATTCTTgacaatataatatttaggttgacaaaatttaaattgtctttttttaatacatttatattaatgttCTGTAAGCGGTTTCAAAGACAATATTTaagggaaaaaatataaataataaagataaaattaaatgataagTATATTAATTTGAGGGTGGtgattgatatattttatgatattTCTATATTGATAGacaattaattattaacaagctttaagttttataataataataaaagcaCGAAAGACAAATTATGAACGGTAAAAAAAGTGATCGAATTAACATAAAGGGCGATCCATACAGAAAAAGTAATTGAATTATAGCATTAATTACTTGATTTAACCACAAATTAAATAcatttaatacattttaataaaccaaaaaaggaagagaaatgaaatattaatatatgattcGAAAAGAGACGATTATTTTAGGAATAGTAATAACGattaatacattttaagACATCGTTTATTTGGAGACAAGTAATTGTTGGGTTTATAggaataattaaaataatagaatcatcaaaaatataaattatatatttttagcaCAAAAGTTGATAGCATTAAACGTATAGAAAGTCTGTCagaaaaatgttttattaattatatactcatattttatttggtcataaaataaaatacatgcAGATCTGTCATTGTATAAAAAGTTATGGCCAAATTATATACTAAacaatcatttttaaaacgaAAACAATGCTTTGTGATGGCAATTTCAATAGGCATTatgtatgaaaataaatcggttatattaatatatgtatccAATATTAGCATTTTAAAAAGGTTTTccttgaaaaatatatactttatattataaattcttT from Plasmodium chabaudi chabaudi strain AS genome assembly, chromosome: 2 includes:
- a CDS encoding heat shock protein, putative translates to MENNKYQKDHPHNGFIPYAKLLLFFYIIYIQKYTESIINEKPTYENVLGSVSDLRPQRMLTEHMRGKTRTMQKLHTEDYYNILGVTKGADLDQITKAYKKLAVKWHPDKHRDDDDSRVYAEEMFKNISSAYSVLSDEKQRKIYDTYGVEGIKGTMEAPKPFDHTEYLNKIINPLKNFSFKSMINDKYAGLSNFLHHAESKSHASPEIGKVNHNKAGSREITLELTLEELYQGCKKEYTIVKNVYVGVTHFQVDKTLVIDIKPGFDDNTLIVFHREGDQVSPSSPPGNITFRITTKKHDTLTRRGNNLVYKQYITLEQALKGFDFTVKSLDNKDIIINVDNVVSPNSKMVIPNEGMPYLDNPNHKGDLIIEFVHIYPETMTEEEKMALRDILNSKNNKHTYH